DNA from Williamwhitmania sp.:
TGTCTTCTAAATAATTCCTCAATATTATTTCTTTTCTTCTCACCATAAAGGACGTTACTTAATAGGTAATTGTCTCATTCAGCTGGATTGTTATCAATCTTTATGACAATACCAACTCCTGAACCATTATCTCCATATAAACGCCACATATCAAAATAGTCTGAATCGTCATTATCTTTAATTTGACACATTGAAAGGATAAAAGAAAAAAGCTTGTCATTATCCTTTCCAATCCTATCTGTATCTTCCATGTTTTTGATCGTTTCCCAAGAATAAAGGTATTCTTTAGGATCATCTTGGTTACCAAAATCATAAAGCCGAATTTCTTCCGAGTTAAGAATTTCAAAAAGATTTCTTAAAGAGGTGAAGTGCACAAAGCGTTTTTTATCCACTTCCTTCATTTCATATATGGACCCTTCAAGGTCCCTGTTGTTTTTGAGAAATAACTTAAAATTTTCACCCAGTTGAGACATGCGACTAAAATTAGCATTTGGAAGCAAAGGTGCTAAAACAACTTTCCTATAATCTTCAAAATCTGGTATGCACATAATTTTGTCTTTTTGTTGTCCAATAAAATTAGGGATAACTATCTGAAATGTTAATCATTAATGAGTAAAGTTGTCAACAAAGTATAAATGGAGTAACTGCCAACCATGTTTGTATTGACTTGCTGTTTCTGCCACTCCGTCAGCATTTGCCTTTTGGTATAGGGTTTGATTAAGCGGGACCTGTGGGACTTGCTTTTGGCCACGCGCCATGGGCATTTCGTTAAAGGCAAATACTAATTCTAAAAAAATAGCTGATATGAGTAACGGAAAAATTGGCGTAACAACCGAGAACATTTTCCCCATTATCAAAAAGTTTCTCTATTCCGACCACGAAATTTTCCTTCGCGAGGTGGTCTCCAACGCCGTGGATGCAACGCAAAAGTTGAAGACGATGGCTTCGGTTGGCGAGTATAAGGGAGAGCTGGGTGACCTTACTATTCGCATTGCCCTCGACGAGAAGGCTAAAACCATTACCATTTCCGACTCCGGAGTTGGAATGACCGAGGAGGAGATAGAGAAGTATATCAACCAAATTGCCTTCTCAGGTGCTGAGGAGTTTATGGCAAAGTATAAGAATGCCGAGACTGGCATTATTGGCCATTTTGGTTTGGGCTTCTACAGTGCGTTTATGGTTTCGAAGAAGGTTGAGATTGTTACCCGTTCACACAAGGATGGTGCAGCCGCTTTGCGCTGGTCCTGCGATGGTAGCCCCGACTATACAATTGAGCCAGCCGAACGGGAAGCACGTGGCACCGATATTATTCTGCACATCGACGATGAGAGTAGCGAGTTTGCGGAGAAGAGCCGTATTGAAGGCCTGCTCAAGAAATATTGCCGCTACCTGCCTATTCCCATCTCCTTTGGCAAGGAGCAGGATTGGAAGGATGGAAAGTATGTGGATACCGATAAGGACAATGTGATAAACAATCCAAACCCACTATGGACGCGCAAACCTGCCGATCTTAGGGATGAGGATTACATGGAGTTCTACCACGAGCTATACCCCATGGCCGAGGATCCGCTCTTCAACATTCACTTGAACGTTGACTACCCATTCAATCTCACCGGTGTTCTTTACTTTCCCAAGCTGAAGAACAACTTGGAGGTTCAGAAAAACCGCATTCAGCTCTACTGCCGTCAGGTGTTTGTAACCGACAACGTGGAAGGCATTGTACCGGAGTTTTTAACCCTACTCCATGGCGTTCTCGACTCACCCGATATTCCGCTCAACGTGTCGCGCAGCTACCTGCAGAGCGACAGCAACGTGAAGAAAATTTCGAGCCACATCACCAAGAAGGTGGCCGATAGGTTGCAGGAGATTTTCAAGAGTGACAGGCCCCAGTTTGAGAGCAAGTGGGACGACCTGAAAATTTTTATCGAGTATGGTATGCTCACTGACGAGAAGTTCTACGAGCGCGCTGAGAAGTTCTTCCTGTTTAAAAATTCCGATGGGAAATACTTTACCATTGAGGAGTATGAGAAGCTCATCAAGCCCAACCAGGAGGATAAGAACAAGAAGCTGGTTTACCTTTATACTACCAACCGAGAGCAGCAGTTTACCTACATTGAGAAGGCTCAGAACAAGGGCTACGATGTGCTGATAATGGATGGACAGCTCGACGCACACTTCGTAAACCATCTGGAGAGCAAGCTCAAGGATGCTCGCTTTGTTCGCGTCGATTCCGATGTGGTTGATCGCCTTATTCCAAAAGAAGACTTGGCCGAAACCAAGTTCAGCTTAGAGCAGCAGGAGGAGCTTCGTCCGGTGTTCCTATGCCATGCTCCCGAGAACACCAACTTTACCGTGATGTTTGAGAACCTTGCAGAAACGGATGCTCCGGTGCTTATTACCCAAAGCGAGTTTATGCGCCGCATGAAGGATATGGCTCAGATGGGTGGCGGTGGAATGAATTTCTACGGCGAACTACCCGACAGCTACAACCTTGTGGTGAACGCAAACCATCCTTTAGTTTCAAAGGTTATTGGGGAAACCGAGGCTAAAATGAAGGCCGAGCTAGAGAAGGTGAATGGCGAGATTGCTCCGGTTGAGGCTTCGCTTAAGGAGTTGCAAAATGCTCAAAAGGATTTGAAGCACGAAGAGATACCTCAAGCCGACAAGGACAAGGTCGCCGATGTTGAGAAGCAGCTCAATGCCCTGAAGGATAGAAAGAAGGCCATGCTCACAGAGTTTGGCAAGAAAAATAAACTCGCTAAGCAACTTGTTGACCTAGCCTTGCTTGCCAACAATATGCTTAAGGGCGAAGCGCTGGCTAAGTTTGTTGTTCGCAGCGTGGAGATGATTAAGAAGTAAAGATTCATATTGTAGAGTAAAATAATTAATTGGGGTGCCCGAAGGGGTACCCCTTTTTTTAGTGACAATTATTGCTGATAAATCAGTTGGTTTTTTTACAGAGGTGTTGTCGAATCAAAATTCTTTTTATATTGCATTCAAATACAAACAAGAAATGACCTTTTTCCGCAATAATAACGCCAATAATAATCCGAAGAAATTTCGGGGAGGAGCGCTATTGCAGTAAAATTGAAATTCTCAACACAACTGATAAAGCAGGCCTTCCCAAACGGAAGGCTTTTTTTGTTTACACCAACTTGAAATGATAAGAATAACTAACAATAATAATAATAGCCCCCCGCCGGCCGAGGATATCACCTGCTATGCAAATGTGTAACCTCCGGCCAAATTGGCGGAGGTTTTTTTATAACCCTTTAAACCCTAAAAAATGAAAACGTTATTGGAGAGCAAGAGCTTACAACAGGAATTTTTAGCCGCCGAGGATGCGCTTTGGAGCGTGAAGGGCTACTTTGTCGATAGGCTACGCAAGAGCCTTAACCTTACTCGGGTTACCGCCCCAATGCTGGTGGAGGCCGGAACGGGTATCAACGACGACCTAAACGGTATCGAGCGACCACTTGGCTTTTCCACAAAAGCGCTTGACGGAAGAAGGGTGGAGGTGGTACAGTCGCTAGCTAAGTGGAAACGGCTTAAACTGGCCGATGCCGGAATTGAGCCGGGTAAAGGAATTGTTACCGATATGCGGGCCATACGACCCGATGAGGTGCTTAGTCACATTCACTCTCTCTACGTTGACCAGTGGGATTGGGAGATGGTTATGGAACCACAGCAACGTAACCTAGATTTTTTGCAGCTGATTGTAACACGTCTTTATGCGGCTATTAGGGACACTGAACATTACGTTTCAACGTTATACCCTGAGATCCGGCCCATTCTACCTACTTCCATTAAGTTCATTCACTCAGAGGACTTGCAGGCGCAGTTTCCGTATCTTTCACCAAGGGAACGAGAAACGGAGGCCACCAAGGAGCATGGTGCCGTATTCATTATTGGCATTGGCGGGAAGCTTGCCGA
Protein-coding regions in this window:
- the htpG gene encoding molecular chaperone HtpG, encoding MSNGKIGVTTENIFPIIKKFLYSDHEIFLREVVSNAVDATQKLKTMASVGEYKGELGDLTIRIALDEKAKTITISDSGVGMTEEEIEKYINQIAFSGAEEFMAKYKNAETGIIGHFGLGFYSAFMVSKKVEIVTRSHKDGAAALRWSCDGSPDYTIEPAEREARGTDIILHIDDESSEFAEKSRIEGLLKKYCRYLPIPISFGKEQDWKDGKYVDTDKDNVINNPNPLWTRKPADLRDEDYMEFYHELYPMAEDPLFNIHLNVDYPFNLTGVLYFPKLKNNLEVQKNRIQLYCRQVFVTDNVEGIVPEFLTLLHGVLDSPDIPLNVSRSYLQSDSNVKKISSHITKKVADRLQEIFKSDRPQFESKWDDLKIFIEYGMLTDEKFYERAEKFFLFKNSDGKYFTIEEYEKLIKPNQEDKNKKLVYLYTTNREQQFTYIEKAQNKGYDVLIMDGQLDAHFVNHLESKLKDARFVRVDSDVVDRLIPKEDLAETKFSLEQQEELRPVFLCHAPENTNFTVMFENLAETDAPVLITQSEFMRRMKDMAQMGGGGMNFYGELPDSYNLVVNANHPLVSKVIGETEAKMKAELEKVNGEIAPVEASLKELQNAQKDLKHEEIPQADKDKVADVEKQLNALKDRKKAMLTEFGKKNKLAKQLVDLALLANNMLKGEALAKFVVRSVEMIKK
- the asnA gene encoding aspartate--ammonia ligase, which gives rise to MKTLLESKSLQQEFLAAEDALWSVKGYFVDRLRKSLNLTRVTAPMLVEAGTGINDDLNGIERPLGFSTKALDGRRVEVVQSLAKWKRLKLADAGIEPGKGIVTDMRAIRPDEVLSHIHSLYVDQWDWEMVMEPQQRNLDFLQLIVTRLYAAIRDTEHYVSTLYPEIRPILPTSIKFIHSEDLQAQFPYLSPRERETEATKEHGAVFIIGIGGKLADGEPHDGRAPDYDDWSTETLPGKHGLNGDIVVWNPVLQSAYELSSMGIRVDAESLVRQLSIADAEQRMGLYFHSRLLKGELPQTIGGGIGQSRLAMFLLRKSHIGEVQASVWPEEAKTWSLTHGITLL